The nucleotide window CCTGTGGAACGATGATGAAGCCAAAACCGGAGATATTCTCCCGCGGGCGCTGTTGCGGATGCTCTCGTTTCCCTACGGCGGCGCCGTCTGGCTCAGGAACACCCTCTACGATCGGCACATCAGTCGTCAAAAACGACTGCCCTGCCCGGTTATCAGCGTCGGCAATCTTACCGTCGGGGGAACGGGCAAGACGCCGGCGGTAATTTGGATCGCTGATTTGCTGAAACAACACGGTTATCGCCCTGCCGTGCTGAGCCGCGGCTATGGGGGCAAATCCGGAAGCCCGGTCAATGTTGTCTCCGACGGAAAAACAGTTCTGATGGGGTGGAAGGAGGCCGGGGATGAGCCGGTGTTGATGGCAAATTCCCTGCCGGGGATTCCGGTTCTTACCGGGGCTGAGCGATTTCTCACAGGCAGTGCGGCAGTGGAGAAATTCGGCGCCGATATCCTGCTTCTCGACGACGCCTTTCAGCACCGGCAGCTCTTTCGTGATCTCGACCTCGTCCTTCTCGATAGTGCCCGTCCCTTCGGAAACGGCTTTCTCCTGCCCCGGGGGCCTCTGCGCGAAGAGCCCCACGCTCTCCTCCGCGCGGATATGCTGCTCAGAACAGGCGTTGCCGAAAAGGGCGAACCGCTGCCCGTGGATCTCGAACATCCGTCATTCCGGGGAATACACAAACCGACGGGGATCGTCTCTGGTAAGAAGGGAAATATCGATCCTCCCGAGACGCTGCGGGGACAAAAAATCATGGCCTTCTCCGGAATCGGCTCTCCGGAAGCCTTCCGGCGGGGCCTTGCCGCTCTGGGCGCGGCTGTGGTTTCGTACCGCGATTTTCCCGATCACCATCCGTACAGTGACTCGGATATTGCAGCGCTTCGGCGTCTCGCCGCCCAAAGCGGGGCATCCCTGCTTGTCACCACCGAAAAGGACGGGGTCAGGCTTGCCGATTTTCCCGCTTTTCTGGCAGAAATTTCGCTTCTGCGGATCTCGATGGAAATTACCCCCCTCCTGCCGTTTACCGAGCTGCTTTTCTCCCGGTTCCCCCCCCGGTAGTCCCTGGTCCCCAGCCCCCTCACCAACCATCCGGGCTGATTCGGCCGGTTCATTGGAAAAAATGATTTTCGAAATTCAGAATATACAAGTCGGAAGATCAGTGATATACGCGAAAGCAAGCACACCTCCTGGTGAGCTTTGGCGTTAGATCCAAAAAATAAAGGAGGAACATCATGGATATCCAGACAATGACAACATTCTTTATGTGGTGCACTATCATAAATGGGGGCATCTTCATTTTGTGGACAGTGTTTTTCATGTTTGCCCCTGATTTCCTGTATCGCCTGCAAAACAAACTGTTCCCCATTCCCCGGGAAACCTACAACGTGGTCATGTACTCGTTTCTCGGGTTGTTCAAGATCGTTTTTTTGGTCTTCAATGTCGTGCCCTATGTGGCTCTGCTGATTGTCGGATAAAAAATGAGCATCCAGCAAAGACTGGGACTAACCGGTTCAAACAAGTGTGTATGGCAAGCCGCTCAGCCGTACCGTTATGTCACATCAAAAATGGGAGGAAGGGATGACGGATGGGTGTTCTCATTGCTCTTTAGCTGAGCGTACAGGGCATTTACGGCAGGGCCGAAAGCTTGAATACTTTACCCTCGGCTGGAATGTGGTAGAGGCTGGCGTCGCGATCGGCGCTGGATGATATGCCGGCAGTATCGCCTTGGTAGGCTTCGGTGTTGATTCTCTTATTGAAAGTCTTTCCGCCTCGGTTCTCCTCTGGAGACTATTCTCTCCCGCTCATGACGAGAGCCGCGAGAAGCTTGCCCTCAAGCTTGTGGGTGTCAGCTTCCTTATCCTTTCGGCATACGTCGCCTTTGAGGCCATCAAGTCCCTTCTCGGCCATGAGCCGCCGCAAACCAGCCTTGTCGGTATCGGGTTAGCTGTCGTCTCGCTCATCGTCCTGCCCCTTCTCGCTCGCGCCAAACGCCGGTCGGCCGCGAACCTGGAAAGCCGGGCCATGAAGGCAGATTCCCGTCAGACTGATCTTTGTGCCTATCTTTCGGCCATCCTTCTGGGCGGGCTTGCGCTCAATGCACTATTAGGCTGATGGTGGGCTGACCCCGTAGCCGCGCTGATCATGGCGCCGATCATCGCCAGAGGGGGTTTTGAAGGCTTGCATGGTGAGGTTTGTGACGACTGCCATTGAGAGACGGCCAAGAAAAAATGGTATAAATATAGAAAATCCTGAAAACATGTAGAATGCAGCGCCCTTCATTAGCCTTGCCTTCTGCCGGCTATTGTGTCACATTCGACAAGCAGGGGATGGAGAACGAAAACAACCCCGGAAGGCTCAAATGAAACTGACATTTGAATGGGATGAAGTTAAGGCAAGCGCAAACTTCAAAAAGCACAGCGTGTTCTTTGAAGCAGGAAAGACGATCTTTAATGATCCTTTCCTGCTTACGTTTCCGGGGATTGACAATTCGAGACCTTTGCACAACTCCCTTATTCGTCATTCAGGTGAAAACCGGAATCAGTGAAGTCCTTGATAATACTGGATACCGGCCTTCGCCGGCATGACATAATTGCTGGTTTTATGTAGTTGTGCAAAGCTCTCAATCCGGAAACAGAAAAGCGTTATATCAGCATCGGTCTGTCCTATCGAGGCTGGTTTCTGGTTCTAATTCATACGGAGAGACAAGGCCGAATACGCATTATTAGTTGCCGTAAAGCAACGGCACGCGAAAGGAGAAGTTATGAAGAAGGTTGAAACCAGGAAACCGACAACGATAGACGAAATGAGACCGGAATACGACTTCTCCACGATGAAAGGAGGAGTGCGGGGCAAATACTGTCAAGCCTGCCGGGAGGGCCATAAGGTCGTCGTACACAAAAAAGACGGCGCCGAATCGGTTCAATACTTCAAGATCGAAGACGGCGCAGTTATGTTGGAACCGGACGTAATGCAGTACTTCCCAACCACTGAATCGGTCAATAAGGCCCTCCGCTCGCTGATCGAGATTATTCCGACAAAGAGGTCTGCATCCGCTCTGCGAAAATAATAATAGTGAGCAGATTGCAATAAGGAAATTCACCAATAAAAATGACAAAGGCATGATTGACGCAGTTATTTCAACGGAAACTTATCCATAATGAGGAAGTGACTGGCAAACTTGGGCTAAGGATCGTTTTTGACCGTTTTAGCCAGTCGGCGCTCTCTGTGCCACGGATTCAGGGATAATTCCTGAAAGTAAAAAGGGCATAATATCAAAAGGGCATAATATCATTTGAAACACACACACAAATAATGTACGATAAAACCATAAAATACGCGTGGAATCCTGAAAAAAAAGAATGGTTAAAGGTAGAAAGGAATGTATTTTTCGAACAAGCAGTAATTAATCTTTCGCGGGATGATATATGGGAAATAACTGATCATCCCGACCAGGTAAGCTGCCCAGGACAAAAGCTTCACTTTATTATTGGGGTAGGTGGAAAGGAGAAAAGGAAATGGGAGTTGCTTTATCTGTAGAGAAAATGTCGATTGAAGAGAAAATCCAAGCTATGGAAGCTCTTTGGGATGATTTATCTGAGAAAGCAGAAAGTCGATTGTCAGCGCCTTGGCACAAGGAAGTTTTGAATTATAGGGAAAAAGGAATTATTAGTGGAGAGGATGTTTTTATTGATTGGAATAATGCCAAGAAAAAAATAGAAAAATCAATATCATGAAAATCAGAATCCTTTCATCTGCAAGCCAGGATTTAGTTGATGGCTATCAATTTTATGAAAAACAATCGGAAGGCCTTGGTGCATATTTTTTGGATTCCCTTTATTCAGATATTGATTCATTGACAATTCATGGTGGGATTCATCCCATATATTTTGATAAGTACAACCGTGCATTATCAAAACGCTTTCCTTTTGCTATTTATTATCGCGTAGAAAATAATACAGCACTTGTATATGCGATCCTTGATTGTCGACGGAATCCAGCATGGATAAGAAAGAGAATTAACTAAATATATTGATGTTTTCGCCAATATAAAAAATGAAATTACGTATTTGAATATTCAGGAGCAGTGGCAAACCATGGCACCAGAGAAGAGAAGAGAAGAGAAGAGTGTTCCATTCCCTGCAATTTATGCGGTTCCACAGCTGTTGAAACACTCTCTCTGAAAGACCGAAATGGTGATTATTTAAGAAACTGGAGTTGTCTCAGAGCCTTAATAAATTTGAAAATAATTACTCGAAAATAACGGATTTGCTTAATACTCATACAAATTTTAGGCACTTCACAAGTTTTGTGCCATACAGTAAAGTAGTTGCCAATGCTCGGGCTGCCATTAGTGAGCAGATTGCAATAAGGAAATTCACCAATAAGAATGATAAAGACATGATTGACACAGTTATTTCAAAGGAAACTAATCCATAATGAGGAAGTGACTGGCAAACAAAGTCGCTTCAGCGAACACTATAAGGCATAAATGGTGAACAAGAATCAACTTGCCGGCATCCTGCTGGCCTTTTTTCAGGCAATTCCTGTATCGTTGCGCAGGAGGCTGTTTATAGGGCTTGCGAAGCTGTTCTACCACCTCGTTCCCCGTCAGCGGATGATCGCCTTGCACAACCTCCGGTGCGCCTTCCCGGAAAAAACGAATGGGGAAATACTGACGATTGCCCGCGGCGTCTATCGCACAATGGGCATCGTGGCAGCGGAATTCTTTGATATCCCGAAGCTTACCAGCGAAAATGTTCGGGAAATTGTCGAGACGGAGGGGCTTTCGAACTGCGAACAGGCGCTTGCCAAGGGGCGCGGCGTCCTGCTGTTCAGCGCCCATTTCGGCAACTGGGAGCTGGAGGCTGCAGCGATCGCCCTGCTTATCAAGCCGGCGGTCGTCATCTACCGCCCCCTCGACAGTCCGCTTCTCGACAGGCTCGTCTTCCGGGTGCGCTCGGCGTCCGGCAACAAACCAATACCAAAGGAAAACGCGATGCTGTCGATGCTCCGCACGCTGCGGAAAAACGGGATGCTCGGAATCCTGATCGACCAGAACACGGACTGGTACGAGGGCGTGTTCGTCGATTACTTCGGCAGACCCGCCTGCACGACGAACGGCCTCGCTCTTCTGACCCTGCACAGCGGCGCCCCGGTGCTGCCTGCTTACCTGATCAGGTTGCCGGATGGGCGTTATCGTCTCGTTATCGAACCGGAGATCGAGATTATCGACACCGGGGAGCGCGACGCGGATGTAATCGCCAACACGCAGCGCTTCACGAAGGTTATTGAGGATACGGTGCGGAAATATCCCGAGCAGTGGCTCTGGATTCATCAGCGCTGGAAGACTCAGCTCTGCCAGGTTCCGCTGGAAAGCAGGTGAAGTTATAACGGAAATTATAGATGGAAGCCCCTGACAAAAATATGCCCCTGAAGGTCCGGGGCGATAAAAAACTGCCGGAAGGCGGGATCGAACGACTGCTGATCCGGGGGACGAACTGGATCGGGGATGTGGTGATGACCCTTCCTGCGCTTGCGGCGATCCGCGCCAGGTGGCCGCAGGCACGAATAGCGGTTCTTGCGAAGCCCTGGGTGGCCGAGGTTTACCGGCTTTCGAACCAGATCGACGAGGTCATCATTTTCGAGGAGCCGGGGCGACATGCGGGGGCGCTCGGGAAGCTGCGCCTGGCCAAAGAACTGCGGGGAAAAGGTTTCGACTGCGCCATCCTGCTGCAAAACGCGATCGAAGCGGCGCTTCTCGCGAAGCTGGCGGCGATTCCCCGGCGCGCCGGTTATAACTCCGACGGCCGGGGTTTCCTGCTTACCCACTCCGTCCGTCGGACCGCGGCAGTCCGCCGGGTGCGCCAGAGCGAGTACTATCTCGAGATGGTCCGGGCGCTCGGTTGCCGCCCGGTAGAACGGGAACCCCGGCTCCAGACGGGAGAGGATTACGCCGTTCTTGCGGAATCACTATTTTCCCGCTTCGGTATCGCCGAAAGTGGCAAACTGATTGGTATTTCCCCGGGCGCCGCTTATGGCCCCGCCAAAAGGTGGTTTCCCGACCGGTTTGCCGCCGTCGCCGATTCCCTGAACGAGGAATTTAAGGCGCAGGCAATTGTCTTCGGAAGCAAGGCGGACCAGCCGAGCGCCGCGGAAGTTCAGAAGAGCGCTCACCACCAACTGATCGACGTTGCGGGAAAGACAAATCTCCAGGAGGCGATCGCCCTCATTGCCCGCTGCGACATCTTTCTCTCCAATGATTCCGGATTGATGCACGTTGCCGGGGCGCTTGGAATCCCGACAGTGGCGATCTTCGGCTCGACCAATCCCGCGACGACGTCGCCGGCCGGCGCAAAGAGCGTTGTCATTCACCACGATGTTCCTTGCAGCCCCTGCCTGAAGCCGGTCTGCCCGACCGATTTTGGGTGCATGAAGCTGATAACAATCGCTGAAGTTCTTGAAACGGCGAGGAAACTCCTTCAGGGAAACCCCGCGTCCCGACCAGCCGGACGCGACAAGGCGTGTTTCCCCAATTTTACGAACCCAACGGAGCCGGGATGACGCAAAAAAAGGGAAAAACACAGGCTGCGGTGTTTCTCGATCGCGACGGGACGATCAACGAAGAGGTCGGCTATCTGGACCGGCCGGAGAAGCTTTGTCTGATCCCCGGCGCGGCCTGGGCGATCCGTTTGATCAATGAAAGCGGCCTGAAGGCGATAGTTGTCACGAACCAGTCGGGGGTTGCCCGCGGTTTATTTGACGAGGCGACCGTCTTGGAGATTCACCAGAAATTGCAGAAGAACCTGAAAGAGCAGGGGGCCTGGATTGACCGCTTCTACTACTGTCCGCATCACCCGACGGACGGACTGGGGGATTATCTGCAGGATTGCCCCTGCCGGAAGCCGGCGCCGGGGATGCTGCTCCGTGCGGCAGAGGAGCTGGCCCTTTCCCTGAATGATTCCTATATCATCGGCGACACGCTGAGGGATATCGAGGCGGGCGGGCGGGCCGGCGTTCCGGGGGTGCTGGTGCAGACAGGCTACGGCGCGGAATCCGCCGCGGCGCTCGCCGGTTTCGACCGGGAAAAAGCCGGGGTGTGCCATCCGGTGTATGTAGCGAAAACCCTTGAGGAGGCGGTCCGGTGGATAATCGCCGACCGGGGTGGGCAGAAACTGTGAACATCCTGATTGTCAAGTTGAGTGCGATCGGCGACGTCATCCACACGCTGCCCTCGCTGGCTGCGTTGCGCTGCTTATGGCCGGAGGCCGACATCACCTGGGTGGTCGAGGAGGCGGCAGCCGATCTGCTCCAGGACCACCCCGCGCTGAACCGGGTGATCGTCTCGGGCCGGAAGCGCTGGCTCCGGGAATTGCGCCAGGGAATGATCGTCCAGCCGTTTGGGGAAATGCGTGCATTTCTTGCAGAACTGCGCTCGCGCCAATACGATCTGGTGGTAGATTTTCACGGCCTGTTCAAAAGCGCCGTGATCGTTTTTTTGAGCGGCGGCAAACGAAAGCTGGGATATGCAAGCCTCCAGGAGGGAAGCGGGCTTTTCTACAACGAAAAGATAACGGAAGCGATGGAAAAACACGCCGTCGAGCGCTATCTCGATTTTGTCCACTACATTGCCCGCGGGGATGAGAAAACCTGCCTTTCCGGAACCCCGGAATTCGGGATCGCCATCGGCGAAAACGAAAAAAGGAAAGTAAGTGAGTTGCTCGCTAAAAAGATTTTCGGAGTTCCCCCCCTCCCGCCGGGGAACTCCGAAAACAGAATGCCAGCCTTGCCGCAAACAGTGGGAACCAATGATGAAAACGCTGCTTTACAACATGCGGATCGGCCTTTTATCGCCGTAAGTCCGGTTGCCTTCTGGGAAACGAAGCTCTGGGAAGACGAAAAGTTTGCACTTCTGGGCGACCGGCTCTGGCAGGAGCTGGGAATTACCGTCGTTCTGACCGGGGGAGACGCAAAACCACTGGAAAAAATTATGAAACTTATGAAAACAAAGGCGCTGAACCTCGGCGGCCAAACCTCCCTCCGGGAGCTCGCGGCGCTCTACAAAAGGGCAAAAATCGTGGTGACAACCGACTCCGGGCCGATGCACCTGGCCGCCGCGGTTGGAACGCCGACGGTTGCCCTCTTCGGCCCGACCGATCCCGTCCGCACGGGTCCCTATGGCCCGGGTCATCGCGTTATCCGCACCGGGATCAACTGCAGCCCCTGCTTTAGGAAGAAATGCCCTCAGCCCCGCTGCATGACGGAGATTTCAGTCGAAGAGGTTTTTAACGCTGTGCGCAGGATACTGGGGGAAACAGGAACTTTGCCGACAGCGAGTAATTAACACTTCGTAATCTACAGGCAATTCCCCTGCTGCAAGGATGGTAGAGGCAGGATTTATTGGGTGATTAATACAAATAATTTGGGGAGGGAAAAATGGGAATAAGGAAGGAATTGCTGGACATTCTGGCATGCCCCCGGTGCAAGGGGCCGCTGAAGCCGGCGAAGGGGGAAGACGGCCTCATCTGCGAAAAATGCCGGCTGCTCTATGAGATAAAAGACGATATCCCGATCATGCTGAGCGAAAAGGCCAGGTCGCTGCCGGAGCCGTAATTGAAACATTGCCTGCCGGAAAAAATAATTATCCGCTGTTTTTCTTTCCCGTTGACAAATGCCGGCAACGAATGCTACCCCCGCACATCGGGAAAAAGTTTAATTAAAGTGGGTTGTTGAAATGATGCGACTGTTTTTTGTTTACGATCAGTCCTGCCGCCGCACGGCAGCAGGGCCGGGTCGCGACTGATGGAAATTCTCCTCAGTTTGACGCAGGAGATGGCGGTCTTTGTAGTTATTGCCTACATCTACTCCAAATCCCCGCTTTTCAAATCGCTGACGACCGCGCCTATCCGCGGACGCGACAGAATCTACCTCTATTTAGTTTTTTCCGCCCTGTCGGTTATGGGCACCTATCTGGGGGTCCCCGTCCAGGACGCCATCGCCAATACGCGGGCGATCGGTCCGGTATTGGCGGGCCTCCTCGGGGGACCAGTTCTGGGACTGGCCGTCGGGTTTACAGGCGGACTCCACCGATTTTTACTGGGGGGTTTCACCGCGTTTTCCTGTGGCCTTTCCACAACAATCGAGGGGGGAATCGGGGGGATCGTGCATCTCTATCTCTACCGGAAGAACCATTCCGGCCAGACATTGAATCCGAAGATAGCCTTTATGACGGCGTTCGGCGCGGAGATAACGCAGATGATCATCATTCTGCTCGTTTCCCGTCCCTACGCCAATGCAGTCGCCCTGGTGCAGGTGATTGCGCTCCCGATGATCTTGTCGAATGCAATCGGCGCCGCCCTGTTTGTAAATATCCTCCGCGACCAGAGGAATATGCTTGACCGGATTGCCGCCTCCTCTTACGAAAAGGCCTTTAAAATTGCGGAACGGTCGTTGAATATTCTTGCGGGGGGCATAAACGACGCTTCGTCCGTAGAGCTGGCGAGGATCATCCACGAAGAGACGGGCGTCGGGTCGGTTGCCATAACCGACCGGGAGAAGGTCATTGCCTTTACCGGCCATGGTTCCGATCATCACCGGCCCGGCGACCCCATTGCCACGCATTTTACGAAAAAGGCCATCAATGAGAACAAGGTCGTTTTTGCAGACGGTGTAACGCAGAGGTACCGCTGTTCGCTTTCCGGGGAGTGTCCCCTGCACTCCGTCCTGGTCGTTCCCCTCCATATCGATAATGATGTCATCGGTACGATCCAGCTCTTTGAGACCAAAGACAAAAAATTCCTCAATATGAACAAGACGCTTGGCGAGGGGATTACCCGCCTCCTGTCGAATCAGCTTTTGCTGGCCCGTTATGAGCTGCAGAAACGCCTGCTGGTGCAGTCGGAACTCAAGCTCCTGCAGGCGCAGGTAAACCCGCATTTTCTGTTCAATGCGCTCAACACCATCATCGCCATTCTCAGGATCGATTCGTCGCGCTGCAAGGAGCTGCTGATCCATCTCTCCAATTTTTTCCGGAAAAATCTGAAGCGCGCAAGCGATCTGTCAACCCTTGAGGAGGAGCTCGACCAGGTAAATTCCTATCTGCAGATCGAAAAAGCCCGCTTTGACGACCGGCTGACCATCGAGATCGACATTGACCCTGCGCTGCTGCAGGTAATCCTTCCCACTTTCACCCTCCAGCCCCTTGTCGAAAACGCCTTCAAACATGGCATTTCCAACACAATCGGACAGGGAATAGCCAGAATCAGGGCCTTTCGCAGGAACGGCCGGGCGATCATCGAAATAGAGGATAATGCCGGCATTTTTCCCGAACAGAAAACGGGCGACGGCTACGGGATAAAGATTGTTGACAAGCGGCTTAAGTGTCAGTTTGGCGACGATGCGGGGGTTAGCATCTCATGCGAACCTGATAAATTCACTCGGGCGACGGTTATGTTGCCGCTGGAGACGAAAACATCATGATGCGCGCCCTGATCGTTGATGACGAAATCTATTCCCGCGAGGAGTTGGAGTCGCTGCTGGGCGAAACAGGGGAGTTTATTGTCGTGGGGAAGTGCGCCAATGCGCCGGAAGCGATCAGGGCCATCAATCGGGAAAAACCCGATGTTTTGTTCCTGGATGTGCAGATGCCGGTCATAGATGGGTTTGAACTGCTGGGTATGATCGATGAGTCGCTGATGCCGGCCGTTGTCTTCGTAACCGCCCATGATGCGTATGCCCTTAAGGCCTTTGAGGAAAACGCCCTCGATTACCTGCTTAAACCGATCGAAAAGGGGAGACTTGCAAAAACCGTCGAAAAACTCAAAAAACGCCTCGGCGCCGGGATCAAACCGGTATTTGCGCTGCCGAATATCGAAAAAATTCCCTGCCTCCATTCCTCCCGAATCAAGTTGATCAAACTGGCCGATGTCGAGCAGGTCAGATCCGGCGAGGCAGGGGTTTATGTGATCTGCGGTCAGGGAGATTTCTATACGGATATTACCCTTCAGGTTCTTGAGGATAAAACGGAACTTGTCCGGTGCCACAAGCAGTTCCTGATCAACATCGATCAGGTGGACGAAATCGCCCTTCGTGAGAACGGCGGGGCGGAAATCAGGACAAAATCCGGTCGGTTTGTCCCGGTGAGCCGGAGATACCTGAAACTCCTGCGGGAGAAGCTGCTCTTTTAGCTGTTTACCGCTCACTACCGGGTTTCGACCTTTAAATGCTGCAGTTGGCCGCTTGACAAGTTATTTGTTGCGAATTATTTACCATTGTTGATACGGGTAAAATCAGTTAAATTTGCGTATCATTCAGGCATAAATATTTCTTGACAGAGAATTGGCAAGGTTTATAAGGGAAGCATGCAGTTTTGCCTCTAAAGGATTGGTTGGGGGCGTAAGACAGGCGATTGCGGGGGTGGTCGCCTTTTTTCTCCCGTTCAGTATAAAAATATTTCATAATTTCAGGACAGGAAAATTCATCAAGTGCCCGGGGTAAGTGCGGTTCCCGGTGGTGTTGCGTGTGGTTTGAATTGTTCTTCAAGCGGACGGTTTTTTTCCATAACACTAAGGAGGGGTTTATTATGAAGAAGAAAGAACTGAACAAAGAAGCAAAGGCGACTGGCGTATCACGACGTAATTTTCTGACCACAGCGGCCGCGGTTACTGCCGGCGCGGCAACCCTGGGTTTCCCGTCTATACTGAAGGCGCAGGGGCCAATCAATATGCGGTGGCAGAGCACCTGGCCCACCAAGGACATCTTTCACGAGTATGCCCTTGATTATGCAAAGAAGGTAAACGACATGACCGGCGGGGATCTGAAGATCGAAGTTCTGCCCGCTGGTTCCGTTGTTCCTGCCTTTAACCTGCTGGATGCGGTCTCCAAGGGAACGCTTGACGGCGGTCATGGCGTGATGGTTTATCATTATGGAAAACAGAACGCCTTGGCGCTCTGGGGATCAGGCCCCGCTTTCGGCATGGATGCAAACATGCTCCTTGCCTGGAACAAGTACGGCGGCGGCAAGGAACTGGCGGCCAAACTCTACGCTTCACTGGGCGCGAATGTCGTCTCCTTCCCCTACGGCCCGAT belongs to Syntrophobacterales bacterium and includes:
- the lpxK gene encoding tetraacyldisaccharide 4'-kinase, with the translated sequence MNIKLRFMNIKLRFQHLWNDDEAKTGDILPRALLRMLSFPYGGAVWLRNTLYDRHISRQKRLPCPVISVGNLTVGGTGKTPAVIWIADLLKQHGYRPAVLSRGYGGKSGSPVNVVSDGKTVLMGWKEAGDEPVLMANSLPGIPVLTGAERFLTGSAAVEKFGADILLLDDAFQHRQLFRDLDLVLLDSARPFGNGFLLPRGPLREEPHALLRADMLLRTGVAEKGEPLPVDLEHPSFRGIHKPTGIVSGKKGNIDPPETLRGQKIMAFSGIGSPEAFRRGLAALGAAVVSYRDFPDHHPYSDSDIAALRRLAAQSGASLLVTTEKDGVRLADFPAFLAEISLLRISMEITPLLPFTELLFSRFPPR
- a CDS encoding cation transporter; its protein translation is MVGFGVDSLIESLSASVLLWRLFSPAHDESREKLALKLVGVSFLILSAYVAFEAIKSLLGHEPPQTSLVGIGLAVVSLIVLPLLARAKRRSAANLESRAMKADSRQTDLCAYLSAILLGGLALNALLG
- a CDS encoding BrnT family toxin — encoded protein: MKLTFEWDEVKASANFKKHSVFFEAGKTIFNDPFLLTFPGIDNSRPLHNSLIRHSGENRNQ
- a CDS encoding BrnT family toxin, coding for MCKALNPETEKRYISIGLSYRGWFLVLIHTERQGRIRIISCRKATARERRSYEEG
- a CDS encoding addiction module protein, yielding MGVALSVEKMSIEEKIQAMEALWDDLSEKAESRLSAPWHKEVLNYREKGIISGEDVFIDWNNAKKKIEKSIS
- a CDS encoding lysophospholipid acyltransferase family protein, which translates into the protein MVNKNQLAGILLAFFQAIPVSLRRRLFIGLAKLFYHLVPRQRMIALHNLRCAFPEKTNGEILTIARGVYRTMGIVAAEFFDIPKLTSENVREIVETEGLSNCEQALAKGRGVLLFSAHFGNWELEAAAIALLIKPAVVIYRPLDSPLLDRLVFRVRSASGNKPIPKENAMLSMLRTLRKNGMLGILIDQNTDWYEGVFVDYFGRPACTTNGLALLTLHSGAPVLPAYLIRLPDGRYRLVIEPEIEIIDTGERDADVIANTQRFTKVIEDTVRKYPEQWLWIHQRWKTQLCQVPLESR
- the waaF gene encoding lipopolysaccharide heptosyltransferase II, with translation MEAPDKNMPLKVRGDKKLPEGGIERLLIRGTNWIGDVVMTLPALAAIRARWPQARIAVLAKPWVAEVYRLSNQIDEVIIFEEPGRHAGALGKLRLAKELRGKGFDCAILLQNAIEAALLAKLAAIPRRAGYNSDGRGFLLTHSVRRTAAVRRVRQSEYYLEMVRALGCRPVEREPRLQTGEDYAVLAESLFSRFGIAESGKLIGISPGAAYGPAKRWFPDRFAAVADSLNEEFKAQAIVFGSKADQPSAAEVQKSAHHQLIDVAGKTNLQEAIALIARCDIFLSNDSGLMHVAGALGIPTVAIFGSTNPATTSPAGAKSVVIHHDVPCSPCLKPVCPTDFGCMKLITIAEVLETARKLLQGNPASRPAGRDKACFPNFTNPTEPG
- a CDS encoding HAD family hydrolase — encoded protein: MTQKKGKTQAAVFLDRDGTINEEVGYLDRPEKLCLIPGAAWAIRLINESGLKAIVVTNQSGVARGLFDEATVLEIHQKLQKNLKEQGAWIDRFYYCPHHPTDGLGDYLQDCPCRKPAPGMLLRAAEELALSLNDSYIIGDTLRDIEAGGRAGVPGVLVQTGYGAESAAALAGFDREKAGVCHPVYVAKTLEEAVRWIIADRGGQKL
- a CDS encoding glycosyltransferase family 9 protein; translation: MDNRRPGWAETVNILIVKLSAIGDVIHTLPSLAALRCLWPEADITWVVEEAAADLLQDHPALNRVIVSGRKRWLRELRQGMIVQPFGEMRAFLAELRSRQYDLVVDFHGLFKSAVIVFLSGGKRKLGYASLQEGSGLFYNEKITEAMEKHAVERYLDFVHYIARGDEKTCLSGTPEFGIAIGENEKRKVSELLAKKIFGVPPLPPGNSENRMPALPQTVGTNDENAALQHADRPFIAVSPVAFWETKLWEDEKFALLGDRLWQELGITVVLTGGDAKPLEKIMKLMKTKALNLGGQTSLRELAALYKRAKIVVTTDSGPMHLAAAVGTPTVALFGPTDPVRTGPYGPGHRVIRTGINCSPCFRKKCPQPRCMTEISVEEVFNAVRRILGETGTLPTASN
- a CDS encoding Trm112 family protein, translating into MGIRKELLDILACPRCKGPLKPAKGEDGLICEKCRLLYEIKDDIPIMLSEKARSLPEP
- a CDS encoding sensor histidine kinase, whose product is MEILLSLTQEMAVFVVIAYIYSKSPLFKSLTTAPIRGRDRIYLYLVFSALSVMGTYLGVPVQDAIANTRAIGPVLAGLLGGPVLGLAVGFTGGLHRFLLGGFTAFSCGLSTTIEGGIGGIVHLYLYRKNHSGQTLNPKIAFMTAFGAEITQMIIILLVSRPYANAVALVQVIALPMILSNAIGAALFVNILRDQRNMLDRIAASSYEKAFKIAERSLNILAGGINDASSVELARIIHEETGVGSVAITDREKVIAFTGHGSDHHRPGDPIATHFTKKAINENKVVFADGVTQRYRCSLSGECPLHSVLVVPLHIDNDVIGTIQLFETKDKKFLNMNKTLGEGITRLLSNQLLLARYELQKRLLVQSELKLLQAQVNPHFLFNALNTIIAILRIDSSRCKELLIHLSNFFRKNLKRASDLSTLEEELDQVNSYLQIEKARFDDRLTIEIDIDPALLQVILPTFTLQPLVENAFKHGISNTIGQGIARIRAFRRNGRAIIEIEDNAGIFPEQKTGDGYGIKIVDKRLKCQFGDDAGVSISCEPDKFTRATVMLPLETKTS
- the btsR gene encoding two-component system response regulator BtsR; translation: MMRALIVDDEIYSREELESLLGETGEFIVVGKCANAPEAIRAINREKPDVLFLDVQMPVIDGFELLGMIDESLMPAVVFVTAHDAYALKAFEENALDYLLKPIEKGRLAKTVEKLKKRLGAGIKPVFALPNIEKIPCLHSSRIKLIKLADVEQVRSGEAGVYVICGQGDFYTDITLQVLEDKTELVRCHKQFLINIDQVDEIALRENGGAEIRTKSGRFVPVSRRYLKLLREKLLF